Proteins encoded within one genomic window of Anopheles gambiae chromosome 3, idAnoGambNW_F1_1, whole genome shotgun sequence:
- the LOC1271285 gene encoding probable cytochrome P450 9f2, with translation MFLLWALPLALYLLYRWSIATYDYFEKRNIPYVKPVPFFGQVWSFFTQEKHAVDVASEGYHMFPNTRISGVFTLRTPAYLVHDPALFKEMAIRDFDHFTDHVTQLSLEHDPLLARSLFFTNGARWRHHRSGLSPAFTGSKIRNMFVLLSKSAGDAMKRLVVFARGKPFAMELRDLYSKLGNDAMTSISFGVDVDSLTDPDNEFFLKGKRLAQIDGLPGLKLLMTTILPGLFKFLRLGVLYKDVNEFYLEAVSTNIRYRERNLIKRPDFIHLLLQARRNELNSEQTEDDALESAGFSTAETHTVEQRGATGETLQWHDVDITAAAASFFFGGIETTTTVLCFTSYELAVNPPIQERLRAEIDSARDELIDGATPTYEILQKMKYLDMVVSETLRRWTPFGLTNRRCTKDYTFTNTDGTRVTIEKGLNVSIPLKSFHLDEKFFPDPLRFDPERFADPNNINQDAYVPFGTGLRNCIGSRLALMQAKCFLFYMLSNFIIQPGSKLTIPLVLDETSAGLNAKHGFWMNLVPR, from the coding sequence ATGTTTCTATTATGGGCGTTGCCGCTCGCCCTGTATCTGCTCTACCGGTGGAGCATCGCGACGTACGATTACTTCGAGAAGCGTAACATCCCGTACGTGAAACCGGTCCCATTTTTCGGCCAAGTGTGGTCGTTCTTCACCCAGGAAAAGCATGCCGTCGATGTGGCCTCGGAAGGCTACCACATGTTTCCGAACACGCGCATCTCGGGCGTGTTTACACTGCGAACACCGGCCTACCTGGTGCACGATCCCGCCCTGTTCAAGGAGATGGCGATTAGAGATTTCGACCACTTTACCGACCACGTGACGCAACTGTCGCTCGAGCACGATCCACTGCTGGCCCGCTCGCTCTTCTTCACCAACGGAGCCCGCTGGCGGCATCATCGGTCCGGTCTGAGCCCTGCCTTTACCGGCAGCAAAATACGCAACATGTTCGTGCTGCTGTCCAAGAGTGCGGGCGATGCGATGAAGCGGCTGGTGGTGTTTGCCCGCGGCAAACCGTTCGCGATGGAGCTGCGCGATCTGTACTCCAAGCTGGGCAACGATGCGATGACTTCCATCTCGTTCGGCGTGGACGTGGACTCGCTGACCGATCCCGACAACGAGTTCTTCCTCAAGGGCAAACGGTTGGCGCAGATCGACGGGCTGCCGGGGCTGAAGCTGCTAATGACAACGATCCTGCCGGGGTTGTTCAAGTTCCTGCGGCTCGGCGTACTGTACAAGGATGTGAACGAGTTCTACCTGGAAGCCGTCTCGACCAACATTCGCTACCGCGAGAGGAACCTCATCAAACGGCCCGACTTTAtccatctgctgctgcaggccCGCCGGAACGAGCTCAACTCGGAGCAGACGGAGGACGATGCGCTCGAGAGTGCCGGGTTTTCGACCGCCGAAACGCACACGGTGGAGCAGCGCGGTGCCACGGGCGAGACGCTCCAGTGGCACGATGTGGACATTACGGCGGCAGCCGCATCGTTCTTCTTCGGTGGCATCGAGACGACGACCACGGTGCTGTGCTTCACCAGCTACGAGCTGGCTGTCAATCCGCCCATTCAGGAGCGACTGCGGGCGGAGATTGATAGTGCGCGCGACGAGTTGATTGATGGTGCGACGCCGACGTACGAGATCTTGCAGAAGATGAAATACCTCGACATGGTCGTGTCGGAGACGCTGCGGCGGTGGACGCCATTCGGTCTGACCAATCGCCGCTGCACCAAGGACTACACGTTCACCAACACGGACGGGACGCGCGTCACGATCGAGAAGGGGCTCAATGTGTCGATCCCGCTGAAATCGTTCCATCTGGATGAGAAGTTTTTCCCCGATCCGTTACGGTTTGATCCGGAGCGGTTTGCCGACCCGAACAACATCAACCAGGACGCGTACGTGCCGTTCGGGACCGGGCTGCGGAACTGTATCGGGTCCCGGTTGGCGCTGATGCAGGCCAAGTGCTTCCTGTTTTACATGCTGTCGAATTTCATCATCCAACCCGGCAGCAAACTGACCATTCCGCTCGTGCTGGATGAAACGTCGGCGGGGTTGAACGCGAAGCATGGCTTCTGGATGAACCTGGTTCCACGCTAG
- the LOC133393219 gene encoding cytochrome P450 9b1-like: protein MVRRISAPFSHCYWSLLSARLRQSRTTRSRRSKSALVSFVFSKMFLLWALPLALYLFYRWSIATYDYFEKRNVPYVKPVPFFGQVLSFFTQGRHAVDVASEGYHMFRNTRISGVFTLRTPAYLVHDPTLYKQMATKDFDHFTDHVTDFRVETDPILARSLFFTNGAHWRQHRSGLSPAFTGSKMRSMFGLLSKSAGDAMGRLLVFAAGKPFTMELRDLYSRLGNDVMTSISFGVEVDSLTDRDNEFFLKGKRLAQIDGLPGLKFLMATTIPRVFHFFRLSGMYKDVNEFYTDAVARNIQLRETNRITRPDFIHLLLQARKNTLGAEKHEDEALQDAGFSTVKEHTLEQKMGEGKMSWTDIDIAGAAASFFFGGIETTTTLLCFTSYELAVNPDIQDRLRAEIDEQRESLADGRTPTYEVLQKMKYLDMVVSEALRRWTPLGLTNRKCTKNYTFTNTDGSQVTIERGQNISIPLKSFHLDEKFYPDPLRFDPERFADPNNINQDAYVPFGAGLRNCIGSRLALMQAKCILFYMLSNFIIKPDTKLTIPIVIDETSAGLNAKHGFWMNLVPRSA, encoded by the coding sequence ATGGTGCGCAGAATTTCGGCACCGTTTTCGCACTGTTATTGGTCGCTTCTTTCGGCACGGTTGCGTCAGTCGCGAACAACTCGTTCCCGAAGAAGCAAGTCTGCATTGGTTTCGTTTGTGTTTTCCAAAATGTTCCTCCTGTGGGCGTTGCCGCTCGCCCTGTATCTGTTCTATCGGTGGAGTATCGCGACGTACGATTACTTCGAGAAGCGTAACGTCCCGTACGTGAAACCGGTCCCATTTTTCGGCCAAGTGTTGTCATTCTTCACCCAAGGAAGGCACGCCGTTGATGTGGCCTCGGAAGGCTACCACATGTTCCGGAACACGCGCATCTCGGGCGTGTTTACACTCCGAACACCGGCCTACCTAGTGCACGATCCAACGCTCTACAAGCAGATGGCAACTAAGGATTTCGACCACTTTACCGACCACGTGACCGATTTCCGCGTCGAAACGGATCCCATCCTAGCGCGGTCGCTCTTCTTCACCAACGGAGCGCACTGGCGGCAGCATCGTTCGGGCCTAAGCCCTGCCTTTACCGGCAGCAAAATGCGCAGTATGTTCGGTCTGCTGTCCAAGAGTGCCGGTGACGCGATGGGCCGTTTATTGGTGTTTGCGGCCGGCAAACCATTCACAATGGAGCTGCGCGATCTGTACTCCCGCCTCGGCAACGATGTGATGACGTCGATCTCGTTCGGCGTGGAGGTAGACTCGCTGACCGATCGCGACAACGAGTTCTTTCTCAAGGGCAAACGGTTGGCGCAGATCGACGGGCTGCCGGGGCTGAAGTTTCTGATGGCAACCACCATCCCGcgggtgtttcatttcttccgGCTGAGCGGCATGTACAAAGATGTGAACGAGTTCTATACGGATGCGGTGGCGCGAAACATTCAGCTGCGCGAGACGAATCGCATTACCCGGCCGGACTTTATTCACTTGTTGCTGCAGGCGCGCAAGAACACGCTTGGTGCGGAGAAGCACGAAGACGAGGCGCTGCAGGATGCTGGCTTTTCAACAGTGAAAGAGCACACGCTTGAGCAGAAGATGGGCGAAGGGAAGATGAGCTGGACTGATATCGACATTGCCGGAGCGGCTGCTTCATTCTTCTTCGGTGGCAtcgagacgacgacgacgctgcTCTGCTTCACCAGCTACGAGCTGGCCGTAAACCCGGACATTCAGGATCGGCTGCGGGCGGAAATTGACGAACAGCGGGAGAGTTTGGCGGACGGCAGGACACCCACGTACGAGGTGCTGCAGAAGATGAAGTATCTGGACATGGTCGTGTCGGAGGCGCTGCGCCGCTGGACACCGTTGGGGCTTACCAATCGCAAGTGCACGAAGAACTACACGTTTACCAATACGGACGGGTCGCAGGTTACGATCGAGCGTGGTCAGAACATATCGATTCCGCTTAAATCGTTCCATCTGGATGAGAAGTTCTACCCCGATCCGTTACGGTTTGATCCGGAGCGGTTTGCCGACCCGAACAACATCAACCAGGACGCGTACGTGCCGTTCGGGGCCGGGCTGAGGAACTGTATCGGTTCCCGGTTGGCGCTGATGCAGGCGAAatgcattctgttttacatgCTATCGAACTTCATCATCAAACCCGACACAAAACTGACCATCCCCATTGTGATCGATGAAACGTCGGCGGGATTGAACGCGAAGCATGGCTTCTGGATGAACTTGGTACCACGCAGCGCGTAA